A genomic segment from Eubalaena glacialis isolate mEubGla1 chromosome 16, mEubGla1.1.hap2.+ XY, whole genome shotgun sequence encodes:
- the LOC133076295 gene encoding non-histone chromosomal protein HMG-14-like, whose protein sequence is MPKRKVSSGEGAAKEEPKRRSARLSAKPAPAKVETKPKKAAGKDKSSDKKVQTKGKRGAKGKQAEVANQETKEDLPAENGETKNEESPASDEAGEKEAKSD, encoded by the coding sequence ATGCCCAAGAGGAAGGTCAGCTCCGGCGAGGGGGCGGCGAAGGAGGAGCCCAAGAGGAGATCGGCGAGGTTGTCAGCTAAACCAGCTCCTGCAAAAGTGGAAACGAAGCCAAAAAAGGCGGCAGGAAAGGATAAATCTTCCGACAAAAAAgtgcaaacaaaagggaaaaggggagcaaAGGGAAAACAGGCTGAAGTGGCTAACCAAGAGACTAAAGAAGACTTACCTGcagaaaatggagaaactaaaaatgaGGAGAGCCCAGCTTCTgatgaagcaggagagaaagaagccaagtctGATTAA